One region of Primulina tabacum isolate GXHZ01 chromosome 1, ASM2559414v2, whole genome shotgun sequence genomic DNA includes:
- the LOC142506931 gene encoding uncharacterized protein LOC142506931: MKTAQSHQKSNADKRRRNLKFAVGDHVFVKITSMKGVIRFGNKGKLSPRFIGPFKILEKVGTLAYRVAVPPNLAGVHNVFHVLMLRKYMANLSHVLSFELLQQSQNLSYKEMPTQILDRHER, from the coding sequence atgaagactgcacagagTCATCAGAAGAGCAACGCTGACAAGAGAAGGAGGAACCTTAAATTTGCCGTAGGagaccatgtatttgtgaaaataacatctatgaagggtgttataaGATTTGGGAATAAAGGCAAATTAAGTCCGAGATTCATAGGACCATTCAAGATTCTCGAGAAGGTGGGAACACTAGCATACCGTGTAGCAGTGCCGCCGAATCTGGCAGgtgttcacaatgtgttccacgttttGATGCTAAGGAAGTACATGGCCAATCTTTCACATGTACTAAGTTTCGAACTGTTACAACAATCACAAAACCTGTCATACAAGGAAATGCCTACTCAGATTTTAGACCGACATGAGAGGTGA